Proteins from one Porites lutea chromosome 3, jaPorLute2.1, whole genome shotgun sequence genomic window:
- the LOC140931282 gene encoding major facilitator superfamily domain-containing protein 12-like — protein sequence MDLLRRCFSRKEKTATTKGNKLPVSQKFCYGVGHILNDLAANAWFSYLIIYLTKVARLSNSHTGLVAMLGQVTDGICTPITAILNDKTVCRYGRRKIWHLIGTICVSITFPLLFTRLLGDGVSASLKLAYYISIAAVFQFGWGCVQISHLSLIPEIAIRESEKVELNAIRSALRFVCGIFVFAVTWILLGRSSEANISSTMWKQFMYLGFIVVGTGTVFNVIFHFGIKEPPSDALLRWLEERKNGRHKNSKFGRNNSQRKALLTRVVYQPPSINRRSGASPAVVMTIRENEEKEIVSYGGLAAAPESQSQTSLDCERTQQISHEIIDRGPLHNGEKTKKQWLCSPDLYKVGVVYICTRLYVNVSQSYLPLYLTETMRFEKESIAYFPLVVLVTGVLASTVVKPLNKRFGSKITFCLGAVMAIGASFWFFVQNVSGRQAVYATSILMGSGGSVMLVTSFSLIAQLIGHNKSSSAFVYGFIGFFDKVFSGAIFKIIQDLNPEDEQSVKCLTCAEYVRQVQSIVPGAAAVLGFLSVVVFFDSIFVCKRRATMVDAETQVNFDEIEGNEDNCSSGIETASAVTEKPDFEDCRQEGVEKLPSQQRTFDHSIESRNFLTPKTNTRTNYVALRLASPFLPSPLLDRRTIL from the exons ATGGATCTACTGCGTCGCTGCTTTAGTCGTAAAGAAAAAACTGCCACCACAAAAGGAAACAAGCTGCCGGtcagtcagaaattttgttacGGCGTTGGACACATTTTGAATGACCTCGCTGCAAATGCATGGTTCAGCTACTTGATCATTTACCTTACTAAAGTGGCCCGCCTGTCGAATAGCCATACGGGACTGGTAGCTATGCTAGGGCAAGTTACAGATGGGATTTGTACACCAATCACTGCAATATTAAACGATAAAACAGTATGTCGCTACGGACGAAGAAAAATCTGGCATCTCATCGGCACGATATGTGTCAGTATAACCTTTCCACTGTTATTCACTCGCTTACTTGGAGATGGAGTAAGCGCCTCACTCAAGCTGGCCTATTATATTAGCATAGCTGCGGTGTTTCAGTTTGGCTGGGGATGCGTGCAAATTAGCCATCTTTCGTTGATTCCAGAGATTGCCATTAGAGAATCGGAGAAAGTTGAGCTGAATGCAATAAG ATCAGCTTTGCGTTTCGTCTgcggaatttttgtttttgccgtgacaTGGATTCTGCTGGGAAGAAGCTCGGAAGCGAATATTTCGTCTACAATGTGGAAGCAATTTATG TATCTTGGTTTCATAGTTGTTGGCACGGGCACAGTATTTAACGTCATTTTCCATTTTGGCATCAAAGAACCTCCTTCTGATGCTTTACTTCGCTGGCTTGAGGAACGAAAAAATGGAAGGCACAAAAACAGCAAATTTGGTCGGAATAACAGCCAACGAAAAG CCTTACTGACAAGGGTCGTTTACCAGCCCCCCTCGATCAATAGGAGAAGTGGAGCATCGCCTGCTGTTGTCATGACGATACGTGAGAATGAGGAAAAGGAGATTGTTAGTTATGGTGGCCTGGCTGCAGCGCCGGAGTCTCAGTCTCAGACGAGTCTTGATTGTGAAAGAACTCAGCAAATTTCTCATGAAATTATTGACAGAGGTCCTCTTCATAACGGcgagaaaaccaaaaaacaatGGCTCTGTAGTCCTGATTTGTATAAG GTTGGCGTTGTCTACATTTGTACTCGTTTGTATGTAAACGTGTCGCAGTCATATTTACCTCTCTACTTAACAGAGACGATGCGATTTGAGAAG GAATCTATTGCATATTTTCCTTTGGTCGTGTTGGTAACAGGAGTTTTAGCGAGCACTGTTGTCAAGCCTTTGAACAAACGCTTTGGAAGCAAG ATCACATTCTGTCTTGGTGCTGTTATGGCAATCGGTGCTAGTTTCTGGTTCTTTGTTCAAAATGTTAGTGGCAGACAAGCTGTGTACGCGACTTCTATACTTATGGGCAGCGGAGGCTCTGTGATGTTGGTTACGTCATTTTCGTTGATCGCGCAGCTCATTGGACACAATAAG agTTCAAGTGCATTCGTGTATGGTTTTATTGGTTTCTTTGATAAAGTCTTCAGTGGAGCCATTTTTAAAATCATCCAAGATTTGAATCCAGAGGACGAACAGAG TGTTAAATGCCTCACTTGTGCTGAATATGTTCGGCAAGTGCAAAGTATTGTACCTGGTGCGGCTGCTGTATTGGGATTTCTGTCCGTTGTAGTGTTTTTTGACTCGATTTTCGTTTGCAAAAGAAGAG caACGATGGTAGACGCTGAAACCCAAGTGAACTTTGATGAAATCGAAGGTAATGAAGACAATTGCTCGAGCGGAATAGAAACAGCATCTGCGGTAACGGAGAAACCTGACTTTGAAGACTGCAGACAAGAAGGCGTGGAAAAACTGCCTTCGCAACAGAGAACTTTCGATCATTCAATCGAGTCAAGAAACTTCTTGACGCCCAAAACCAACACGCGAACTAATTACGTTGCTTTGAGACTAGCATCGCCATTTCTTCCTTCTCCCTTGTTAGATCGAAGAACAATATTATAG
- the LOC140932401 gene encoding uncharacterized protein yields the protein MSDISLQVTLQFSEELLCRPPEQRNNKDIQNVLSWVRHKSSLFKNLEDNILAYVIKHVEFMKVKKDHVIVRQGDKGNCFFVILKGSVSVYARKEDDHVSEYHPQHDMGAVRSTQERLAYFGTELGSLKSGRSFGEMVLTSERKDRNATVIADELTDLIIINEELYKKSFQVHNLEWKEKSSFALACPLFLSWPTALKALLIENLKLHKIHFGNRVVEQGHPCNSVYFIAKGAARVLSDPRKSKEQCEALSPKRVPKKKEINVEEEVEKIELNAMEDLLRPLTVIERRRRRIKHGFVAMETRLRQREIQAATIGPNDVIGDIEMVLDIPEYCASVECVETLEVYELDKASFQRLVARRSPETLELLRKVVITKLKLRTERFEEIPLFKYLLNRAICLPQYEKPKEIRKNYIPQLERTRPLGKRWKKIGNVVKATTLLLAAPGVKKGERKNNSENRGETVIKENETQNRQVIKQGYFYKSKNKCIRSHKKTACHEKIRREKKRSNRKEVSKSKQYTSEDFRALKKKMQAQRKMIGRVSD from the exons ATGTCGGATATATCACTCCAGGTCACGTTACAGTTTTCGGAAGAGCTACTTTGTCGGCCCCCGGAGCAAAGAAACAACAAGGATATACAAAACGTCTTGTCGTGGGTACGACACAAGAGTTCTTTGTTCAAGAATCTAGAGGATA ATATTTTAGCGTACGTTATCAAGCATGTAGAGTTTATGAAAGTCAAGAAGGATCACGTGATTGTACGGCAAGGAGACAAAGGCAACTG TTTCTTTGTAATTCTCAAGGGATCCGTCTCAGTTTATGCCAGAAAAGAGGATGATCACGTGAGCGAATATCACCCTCAACACGACATGGGTGCGGTGCGTAGCACGCAGGAGAGGCTTGCGTACTTTGGAACTGAATTGGGTAGTCTGAAAAGCGGTCGTAGCTTTGGTGAGATGGTTCTTACGAGTGAAAGAAAGGACAGAAACGCTACGGTCATTGCCGATGAGCTAACTGATTTGATAATTATAAACGAGGAACTGTATAAGAAGTCTTTTCAAGTACATAACCTAGAGTGGAAGGAGAAGTCGAGCTTCGCTCTCGCTTGTCCGCTGTTCCTCTCATGGCCAACAGCGCTGAAGGCTCTTCTGATTGAGAACCTCAAACTGCACAAAATTCACTTCGGAAATCGCGTGGTGGAACAAGGACATCCGTGTAACTCGGTCTATTTCATTGCCAAAGGTGCTGCAAGAGTTTTGTCGGATCCACGCAAGTCTAAAGAACAGTGCGAAGCTCTAAGTCCAAAAAGGGTACCgaagaaaaaagagattaaCGTAGAGGAGGAAGTAGAAAAGATTGAACTAAATGCGATGGAAGATCTGTTGCGACCTTTGACGGTCATTGAACGACGCCGTAGACGAATTAAACATGGTTTCGTTGCAATGGAGACCAGGCTTCGTCAGCGTGAGATACAAGCAGCTACCATTGGTCCTAATGACGTCATTGGTGATATAGAAATGGTTCTTGATATTCCCGAGTACTGTGCGAGCGTGGAATGCGTTGAGACGCTAGAAGTGTATGAGCTTGATAAGGCTAGCTTTCAACGGCTGGTTGCCCGTCGCAGCCCAGAGACCCTGGAGTTACTGCGCAAGGTGGTAATTACGAAATTGAAACTTCGAACTGAACGCTTCGAGGAAATACCATTGttcaaatatcttttaaatcgAGCAATATGCCTACCACAGTACGAGAAACCGAAGGAGATAAGAAAGAATTATATACCACAACTAGAACGAACGAGACCTCTTGGCAAACGCTGGAAGAAAATCGGAAATGTAGTGAAAGCAACCACATTGTTACTGGCGGCGCCAGGTGTAAAGaaaggagagagaaaaaacaattcAGAAAATAGAGGAGAAACAGTTATCAAAGAGAACGAAACACAAAACAGGCAAGTTATTAAACAGGGATATTTTTACAAATCCAAAAATAAATGTATTCGAAGCCATAAAAAAACCG CATGCCA TGAAAAGATACGACGAGAGAAGAAACGCTCaaacagaaag GAGGTATCCAAGAGCAAGCAGTACACCTCCGAAGATTTTCGGGCTCTAAAGAAGAAAATGCAGGCTCAACGAAAAATGATCGGCAGAGTATCGGACTAA
- the LOC140929831 gene encoding uncharacterized protein produces MTPLSGSGLSTFLLCLMLCLLETAYPKDLSQEQVAMIDAFEAANPHPVPNPVPAKEATVACSNEEECSRNPYRVGRSEISTMLLSCKEDDSPAICRVFLGRKRRLDKHELSIERRAPQPRCPHYNPACRFNGRLKEIFKRTDSIKDPELADDTDSEDAECDPSQLDCRAGRKRSISKRFCTEPEDLNDPMCKWVHAQTE; encoded by the exons ATGACGCCGCTCTCTGGTTCTGGACTCAGCACATTTCTCCTGTGTTTAATGCTTTGTTTGCTCGAAACAG CGTATCCAAAGGATTTGTCTCAGGAACAAGTTGCCATGATAGATGCCTTCGAGGCTGCTAACCCTCACCCTGTACCCAACCCGGTACCTGCAAAAGAAGCCACTGTAGCCTGCAGTAACGAGGAAGAATGCAGCAGAAATCCTTATAGGGTGGGGCGCAGTGAGATATCGACAATGCTCCTTAGCTGCAAGGAGGATGATTCGCCTGCTATTTGCCGCGTCTTTCTCGGGAGGAAAAGACGACTGGATAAACATGAACTATCGATTGAAAGACGAGCCCCTCAACCACGATGTCCCCATTATAACCCAGCTTGTCGTTTCAACGGCCGTCTGAAGGAGATATTCAAGAGGACTGACAGTATAAAAGATCCGGAATTGGCAGATGATACCGACAGTGAAGACGCGGAGTGCGACCCCTCACAACTCGACTGCCGTGCAGGTCGCAAACGTTCG ATTTCTAAACGCTTTTGTACGGAGCCGGAAGACTTGAATGATCCCATGTGCAAATGGGTGCATGCGCAGACAGAGTAG